One genomic window of Pseudomonadales bacterium includes the following:
- the can gene encoding carbonate dehydratase yields MKLLPNLFENNRQWAESIKKIHPDFFGKLSEQQSPEYLWIGCSDSRVPANEIVGLMPGEVFVHRNVANVVVHTDLNCLSVLQYAVEVLKVKHVMVVGHYGCGGVRAAMSNQKFGLIDNWLRNIKDIYRQHHEKLDAIEDEEQRVNLFCELNVVEQVNNVCHTTIVQDAWDRGQELAVHGWIYSLRNGWLKDLNVCITGKEQLDDIYRVGSELEGNEAKN; encoded by the coding sequence ATGAAGTTGTTACCCAATCTTTTTGAGAATAATCGTCAGTGGGCGGAGTCCATCAAGAAAATCCATCCCGATTTTTTTGGTAAGTTGTCTGAGCAGCAGTCGCCAGAATATTTGTGGATAGGTTGTTCCGATTCGCGTGTGCCAGCGAATGAAATTGTCGGTTTGATGCCGGGTGAAGTATTTGTGCATCGCAATGTGGCAAATGTGGTGGTGCATACCGATCTCAATTGCTTGTCAGTGTTGCAATACGCCGTAGAAGTGTTGAAAGTAAAACATGTGATGGTGGTAGGGCATTACGGTTGCGGCGGTGTGCGTGCAGCGATGAGCAATCAAAAATTTGGTTTGATTGATAACTGGCTGCGCAACATCAAAGATATTTATCGCCAACACCATGAAAAATTAGATGCCATTGAAGATGAAGAGCAGCGCGTTAATTTGTTTTGTGAGTTGAATGTGGTGGAGCAGGTCAACAATGTCTGCCATACCACCATCGTGCAAGATGCTTGGGATCGCGGTCAGGAGTTGGCGGTACACGGCTGGATCTACTCGCTGCGCAACGGTTGGCTAAAAGATTTGAATGTATGCATCACCGGCAAAGAGCAGTTGGACGATATCTACCGCGTAGGCTCTGAGCTGGAAGGGAACGAAGCGAAGAACTGA
- the gmhB gene encoding D-glycero-beta-D-manno-heptose 1,7-bisphosphate 7-phosphatase, with the protein MKLVILDRDGVINEDSDTFVKTPDEWIPIDGSIEAIARLYEHGFVIAVATNQSGIGRGLITEDALDVMHEHLLDLVRDAGGDIATIAWCPHKPEDLCDCRKPQSGLFDQIANTLGCDLEGSFVIGDSLRDLQAGVARGCIPVLVRTGKGEKTEKKMLEDDSDEFEGVEVFDNLSEAADFLIAQTPRDIVQEWLDDEY; encoded by the coding sequence ATGAAATTAGTCATACTCGATCGCGATGGCGTCATCAACGAAGATTCTGATACCTTTGTCAAAACACCGGACGAATGGATTCCGATTGATGGCAGCATCGAAGCCATCGCGCGTTTGTATGAACACGGTTTTGTAATTGCGGTAGCCACCAATCAATCGGGCATTGGTCGCGGTTTAATTACCGAAGATGCCTTAGATGTCATGCACGAACATTTGTTGGATTTAGTGCGCGATGCCGGCGGCGATATCGCCACCATCGCGTGGTGTCCGCACAAACCAGAAGATTTGTGCGATTGTCGCAAACCGCAATCGGGTTTGTTTGATCAAATTGCCAATACTTTGGGTTGTGATTTGGAGGGTTCTTTCGTCATTGGTGACAGCCTGCGCGATTTGCAAGCGGGCGTGGCGCGCGGTTGTATTCCTGTGTTGGTGCGCACCGGCAAAGGTGAAAAAACGGAAAAGAAAATGCTGGAAGACGACAGCGACGAATTTGAAGGCGTAGAAGTTTTCGATAATTTAAGCGAAGCGGCAGATTTTTTAATTGCGCAAACGCCGCGCGACATCGTGCAGGAATGGCTAGACGATGAGTATTGA
- the glyQ gene encoding glycine--tRNA ligase subunit alpha encodes MSSSSVDVSTFQGLILALQQYWARQGCVILQPLDMEVGAGTFHPATFLRAIGPETWNAAYVQPCRRPADGRYGENPNRLQHYYQFQVVLKPSPDNIQQLYLDSLTALGIDTTVHDVRFVEDNWESPTLGAWGLGWEVWLNGMEVTQFTYFQQVGGLECFPVTGEITYGLERIAMYLQGVDSIFDLVWTLGPNGKPVTYGDVFHQNEVEMSHFNFEEANVDFLFQCFDTYERESNRLMEKCLPLPAYEMVMKASHAFNLLDARHAISVTERQRYILRVRTLARAVAQAYFDARLALQFPLAPAALRDEVIARAAQQKGDL; translated from the coding sequence GTGAGCTCTTCCTCTGTTGATGTTTCCACCTTCCAAGGGCTGATACTCGCCCTGCAACAATACTGGGCGCGCCAAGGTTGCGTGATTTTGCAGCCGCTGGATATGGAGGTGGGTGCGGGCACTTTTCACCCCGCCACTTTTTTGCGCGCCATCGGCCCTGAAACTTGGAACGCCGCCTATGTGCAGCCCTGCCGCCGTCCTGCGGATGGTCGCTATGGTGAAAACCCCAACCGCTTGCAGCACTACTATCAGTTTCAGGTGGTGTTGAAGCCATCGCCCGACAACATCCAGCAGTTGTATCTCGATTCGCTGACGGCGCTCGGTATCGACACCACCGTGCACGATGTGCGTTTCGTGGAAGACAACTGGGAATCGCCTACACTCGGCGCTTGGGGCTTGGGTTGGGAAGTATGGCTGAACGGCATGGAAGTTACGCAGTTCACTTACTTTCAACAAGTCGGCGGTTTGGAATGTTTTCCTGTCACTGGCGAAATCACTTACGGTTTGGAACGCATTGCGATGTATTTGCAGGGCGTGGATTCGATTTTTGATTTGGTGTGGACGCTGGGGCCCAATGGCAAGCCAGTCACTTACGGCGATGTGTTTCATCAAAACGAAGTGGAGATGTCACATTTCAATTTTGAAGAAGCCAATGTCGATTTCTTGTTTCAATGTTTCGATACCTACGAGCGCGAATCTAATCGCTTGATGGAAAAATGCTTGCCATTACCTGCGTATGAAATGGTGATGAAAGCCTCGCACGCATTTAATTTGCTGGATGCGCGCCACGCGATTTCTGTGACAGAAAGGCAGCGCTATATTTTGCGCGTACGCACTTTGGCGCGCGCTGTCGCACAAGCGTATTTCGATGCGCGATTGGCGTTGCAGTTTCCACTCGCACCCGCTGCATTGCGCGATGAAGTGATAGCGCGCGCTGCACAACAAAAGGGAGATCTGTGA
- the purE gene encoding 5-(carboxyamino)imidazole ribonucleotide mutase, translating into MNANTPLVGVIMGSSSDWDTLQHTAETLKELGIPHEVEVVSAHRTPDKLFSYAAAAAERGLAIIIAGAGGAAHLPGMAASKTQLPVLGVPVQSKTLNGVDSLLSIVQMPAGVPVGTMAIGKAGAINAALLACAMLGNQYPEYRTAYEQYRQKQTDKVLAHPDPRHPA; encoded by the coding sequence ATGAACGCAAATACTCCTCTTGTCGGTGTCATCATGGGTTCCAGCAGTGACTGGGATACGCTGCAGCACACCGCAGAAACGCTCAAGGAACTCGGCATTCCCCACGAAGTGGAAGTGGTATCGGCACATCGCACGCCCGATAAATTATTCAGCTATGCCGCTGCGGCTGCCGAGCGCGGCTTGGCCATCATCATCGCTGGAGCAGGCGGTGCAGCACATTTGCCTGGTATGGCAGCCTCTAAAACACAGCTGCCCGTACTCGGTGTGCCAGTGCAATCCAAAACACTGAATGGCGTGGATTCGCTGCTTTCTATTGTGCAAATGCCTGCGGGCGTACCTGTGGGTACGATGGCGATTGGCAAAGCGGGTGCCATCAATGCCGCACTGCTTGCCTGTGCCATGCTCGGCAACCAATACCCTGAATATCGCACCGCTTACGAACAATATCGCCAGAAGCAGACGGACAAAGTCCTCGCCCATCCTGATCCGCGGCACCCCGCATGA
- a CDS encoding 5-(carboxyamino)imidazole ribonucleotide synthase, which translates to MKVGVLGGGQLGRMLGVAGLPLALEPVFWEPEATACAGLIGNHLCAPYEDAAALAQLVSAVDVCTYEFENVPSAVLKTLAAQVPVYPPLRALEVSQDRLHEKQHFASLDIPTAPYVAVDSEADLRTAVAQLGLPAILKTRRFGYDGKGQFVLRGEADIAAAWQTLGGKPLILEGFVRFQREVSIIAARAKNGDCVFYPLSENVHRDGILFTSRALLADPLQKKAEAIAKRLLDDLDYVGVLCLELFDVDGALVVNEFAPRVHNSGHWTIEGAETSQFENHVRAVAGLPLGETSCVGFPAMVNIIGTLPVLDAVLRLPQVHVHFYGKSEKPLRKVGHITIRANSIEQREERITAVLQLLTGEPL; encoded by the coding sequence ATGAAAGTAGGCGTGTTGGGTGGCGGTCAATTGGGTCGCATGCTGGGCGTTGCTGGATTGCCCTTGGCGTTGGAGCCTGTTTTTTGGGAGCCGGAAGCAACAGCCTGTGCAGGTTTGATCGGCAACCATCTCTGCGCGCCCTATGAAGATGCCGCTGCACTGGCGCAACTCGTCAGCGCGGTGGATGTTTGTACTTACGAATTTGAAAATGTGCCCAGCGCGGTGTTGAAAACACTCGCTGCACAAGTGCCGGTGTATCCGCCGTTGCGCGCCTTGGAAGTCAGTCAAGATCGTCTGCACGAAAAACAACATTTTGCTTCGTTAGACATTCCAACTGCACCGTATGTTGCTGTAGACAGTGAAGCGGATTTACGCACTGCAGTTGCGCAGTTGGGCTTGCCTGCTATTTTGAAAACGCGTCGCTTTGGTTATGACGGCAAAGGGCAATTTGTATTACGCGGCGAAGCCGATATTGCTGCTGCGTGGCAAACACTCGGCGGCAAGCCGTTAATTCTGGAAGGCTTTGTGCGCTTTCAACGCGAGGTGTCCATCATCGCGGCACGTGCCAAAAATGGCGACTGCGTTTTTTATCCATTATCAGAAAATGTGCATCGTGACGGTATTCTTTTTACTTCACGCGCACTGCTAGCTGATCCATTACAAAAAAAAGCAGAAGCGATTGCTAAACGCTTGCTGGATGATTTGGATTATGTCGGTGTGTTGTGTTTGGAATTGTTTGATGTCGATGGTGCATTGGTCGTGAATGAATTTGCGCCTCGTGTACATAATTCAGGGCATTGGACGATAGAAGGCGCAGAAACATCGCAATTTGAAAACCATGTGCGCGCTGTGGCTGGCCTACCCTTGGGTGAAACAAGCTGCGTGGGTTTTCCAGCGATGGTGAATATTATTGGCACGCTGCCTGTGCTGGATGCCGTGTTGCGCTTGCCGCAAGTACATGTGCATTTTTACGGAAAATCAGAAAAGCCGCTGCGAAAAGTTGGTCATATCACCATTCGCGCGAATAGTATCGAACAGCGTGAAGAAAGAATTACTGCGGTCTTGCAGTTGTTAACGGGAGAACCATTATGA
- a CDS encoding DUF5665 domain-containing protein, whose translation MSEAQHDTQRSIRAIEQHIEKIATHPLIVKPPSTWRELLLQFLKGAAFGLGSVAGAGIILSLIVFLLSQIQFVPILGEFIKDILAQIQPPTH comes from the coding sequence ATGAGCGAAGCACAGCACGACACACAGCGCAGCATCCGCGCCATCGAACAACATATCGAAAAAATTGCCACTCACCCGTTGATTGTCAAACCGCCCTCTACCTGGCGCGAGTTGCTGCTGCAATTTTTGAAAGGAGCGGCGTTTGGTTTAGGTAGCGTGGCTGGTGCGGGGATTATTTTGTCGCTGATTGTTTTTTTATTGTCACAAATTCAATTTGTGCCCATCTTGGGCGAGTTCATCAAAGATATTTTGGCGCAGATACAACCGCCGACGCATTGA
- the glyS gene encoding glycine--tRNA ligase subunit beta, producing MSNAPLAQDFLVEIGTEELPPKALKELLKSFALTLYRELDAAGLRYDKQASQLFAAPRRLAARVVALSATQADRAVEKQGPFVAQAFAADGKPTPAAAGFAKSNGVTVEQLERAPSDKGERLVFRALEKGRSAVELLPAMVEKALQELPIPKRMRWGSRRVEFVRPVHWLVMLYGSDVIDCEILAQKAGRITRGHRFHAAGDLSIATPADYQQLLRDHFVEACFANRRKKIVAQVEKVAENLGGKAVIERELLDEVTALVEWPVALAGKFEERFLEVPQEALISSMSEHQKYFHVVDAQGKLLPHFITVANIESKDAAKVIDGNERVIRPRLSDAAFFFNTDLKTALADRCEKLKTIVFQAELGSLFDKSERVAALAEFIAEQIGGNRDWAARAGQLSKCDLVSNMVQEFDTMQGIAGSYYAKHDGEPDEVAAAMREQYLPKFAGDAVPQTLTGCAVALADRLDTLVGIFGIGQIPTGSKDPFALRRASIGALNILLKRELNLDLRALITQARKNFAVPFKTADVEEKVLDYMLERLRGICLDEQIATETFNAVAAKQLSVPLDIYQRALAVHSFTQLPQAASLAAANKRVSNILSKSADGVSIASSVNAALLQEDAEKVLAAALAEKTALVAPLFASKNYTQTLAALADLREPVDAFFDGVMVMAEDAALRSNRLALLAQLQALFLQVADISQLVPDKK from the coding sequence ATGTCTAACGCTCCTCTCGCACAAGATTTTTTGGTGGAAATTGGCACAGAAGAATTGCCGCCGAAAGCTTTAAAAGAACTGTTAAAAAGTTTTGCGTTAACGCTGTATCGCGAATTGGATGCCGCTGGACTTCGTTACGACAAACAGGCGTCGCAATTGTTTGCTGCACCGCGCCGCTTGGCTGCGCGCGTAGTTGCGTTGTCGGCTACGCAAGCGGATCGCGCGGTAGAAAAGCAAGGGCCGTTTGTGGCACAGGCTTTTGCAGCGGATGGCAAACCGACACCAGCGGCGGCGGGTTTTGCCAAAAGCAATGGTGTTACGGTAGAGCAACTAGAGCGCGCGCCTTCCGATAAAGGTGAACGCTTGGTTTTTCGCGCGCTGGAAAAAGGTCGCAGTGCAGTCGAGCTGCTGCCGGCGATGGTAGAAAAAGCGCTGCAAGAATTGCCAATTCCTAAACGCATGCGCTGGGGTTCGCGGCGTGTGGAGTTTGTGCGCCCTGTGCATTGGTTGGTGATGTTGTACGGCAGTGATGTGATTGATTGCGAAATTTTGGCGCAAAAAGCAGGGCGCATCACGCGCGGGCATCGCTTTCATGCGGCGGGCGATTTATCGATAGCTACGCCTGCTGATTATCAGCAGTTATTGCGCGATCATTTTGTCGAAGCCTGTTTTGCCAATCGCCGCAAAAAAATTGTCGCGCAAGTAGAAAAAGTAGCAGAGAACTTGGGCGGCAAAGCCGTTATCGAGCGCGAATTGCTGGATGAAGTCACCGCGTTGGTGGAATGGCCGGTTGCGTTGGCGGGAAAATTTGAAGAGCGTTTCTTGGAAGTGCCGCAAGAAGCCTTGATTTCATCCATGAGCGAGCATCAAAAATATTTTCATGTGGTGGACGCGCAGGGCAAGTTGCTGCCACATTTCATCACTGTGGCAAATATTGAAAGCAAAGATGCCGCTAAAGTAATCGATGGCAATGAGCGCGTGATTCGTCCGCGCTTATCGGATGCCGCTTTCTTTTTCAATACCGATTTGAAAACAGCGTTGGCTGATCGCTGTGAAAAATTAAAAACAATCGTGTTCCAAGCAGAATTGGGTTCGTTGTTTGATAAAAGCGAGCGCGTGGCTGCGTTGGCAGAGTTTATTGCAGAACAAATTGGCGGCAATCGTGACTGGGCTGCGCGTGCCGGTCAGCTCAGCAAATGCGATTTGGTGTCCAACATGGTGCAAGAATTTGACACCATGCAGGGTATCGCAGGCAGTTATTACGCTAAACACGATGGTGAGCCGGATGAAGTGGCTGCCGCGATGCGTGAGCAATACTTGCCAAAATTTGCCGGCGATGCTGTGCCGCAAACGCTGACGGGTTGCGCGGTGGCGCTGGCAGATCGCTTGGATACTTTGGTAGGCATTTTTGGTATCGGACAAATCCCCACCGGTTCGAAAGACCCGTTCGCACTGCGTCGCGCCAGTATTGGTGCGCTCAATATTTTATTGAAACGCGAATTAAATTTGGATTTGCGTGCATTAATTACGCAGGCGCGTAAAAACTTTGCTGTGCCATTCAAAACAGCGGATGTCGAAGAAAAAGTATTGGATTACATGCTGGAACGATTGCGCGGTATTTGTTTGGATGAACAAATCGCCACCGAAACTTTTAATGCCGTTGCAGCTAAACAGTTATCCGTACCTTTGGATATTTATCAGCGCGCTCTGGCAGTGCACAGCTTTACCCAGTTGCCACAAGCCGCGAGTTTGGCGGCGGCGAATAAACGGGTATCGAATATTCTCAGCAAATCGGCTGATGGTGTTTCCATTGCGTCGAGTGTGAATGCAGCTTTGTTACAAGAAGATGCTGAAAAAGTGTTGGCGGCTGCGTTAGCAGAAAAAACAGCATTGGTTGCACCATTGTTTGCCAGTAAAAATTACACACAAACACTGGCAGCGCTGGCGGATTTGCGCGAGCCGGTGGATGCGTTTTTTGATGGCGTGATGGTGATGGCAGAAGACGCTGCGCTGCGCAGTAATCGCTTGGCGCTACTGGCGCAGTTGCAAGCGCTGTTTTTGCAAGTGGCCGATATTTCACAATTAGTGCCGGATAAAAAATGA
- a CDS encoding NTP transferase domain-containing protein: protein MSDAPEPLWGLIPAAGKGSRAAPYTENQHKALLAINGMPNIERIIAIMRDDLAIKNIVIVIGHLGEQICQHLGDGSRFHVHLHYVENTDLDKGWAWSVLLSRQYIATHFCIMLCDECYLSANHAELLAVPWREALFTCASMKVDDAELIRKNYALIACNGVLQQLQEKPVVVSNDAMGTGTFICSPKIFPCIEQAYQKSSTVDFVTLLNDLLQAGERGQAFSLTGTYVNINDRDSLALARYHDRNVHFASSRKALLIYAEGDEENIAFTIERYRELSVFDEIFVVLPEQNLLLSVVQTMGVSAILCPTGCVRYGEKLHYAIKNVQADIIALTEADYSFSARDISKLFAYLCDADMVIGTRTTRQLIEQDSTMRGLLRMAHTALGKLVEMLWWDREARFTDAGCTLRVFWRSTWDAIAPELSARGPEFSAEMMIACLDKRLRVIEIPVNYFNRSASQIRAYRNPRSFWSFVQLIFRKRFQKKHAF, encoded by the coding sequence ATGAGTGATGCGCCTGAACCTCTATGGGGACTGATTCCCGCTGCGGGCAAAGGTTCGCGCGCCGCGCCGTATACAGAAAATCAACATAAAGCATTGTTAGCCATCAATGGTATGCCGAATATTGAGCGCATCATTGCCATCATGCGAGATGACTTAGCAATCAAAAATATTGTGATTGTGATTGGTCATCTCGGTGAGCAAATTTGTCAGCATTTGGGTGATGGTTCTCGTTTTCATGTGCATCTGCATTATGTAGAGAACACGGATCTCGACAAAGGTTGGGCGTGGTCGGTTTTGTTATCACGGCAATATATTGCTACACATTTTTGTATCATGTTGTGCGATGAATGCTACCTCAGTGCGAATCATGCGGAGTTATTGGCTGTGCCTTGGCGCGAGGCTTTATTCACTTGCGCAAGTATGAAAGTGGATGATGCGGAGTTGATTCGCAAAAATTATGCGTTGATTGCATGCAATGGCGTCTTGCAACAATTGCAAGAAAAACCCGTGGTAGTGAGTAATGATGCAATGGGAACGGGAACTTTTATCTGTTCGCCAAAGATTTTCCCTTGTATTGAACAAGCGTACCAAAAATCTTCTACAGTAGATTTTGTCACTCTACTGAATGATCTATTGCAAGCGGGTGAGCGCGGACAAGCTTTTTCTCTAACAGGCACTTATGTGAACATCAATGATCGCGACTCCTTGGCTTTAGCGCGTTATCACGATCGCAATGTGCATTTTGCAAGCAGTCGAAAAGCGCTGCTGATTTATGCGGAAGGTGACGAAGAAAATATTGCTTTTACGATAGAGCGATACCGTGAGCTATCAGTATTTGATGAAATTTTCGTGGTGCTGCCTGAGCAAAATTTGTTGTTATCTGTCGTGCAAACGATGGGCGTATCTGCCATTCTCTGCCCTACTGGCTGTGTGCGTTATGGTGAGAAATTGCATTACGCCATAAAAAATGTGCAGGCCGATATAATTGCGTTGACGGAAGCGGATTATTCTTTTTCTGCACGCGACATCAGCAAACTGTTTGCTTACTTGTGTGATGCTGACATGGTGATCGGCACGCGCACCACGCGACAGTTGATTGAGCAGGATTCCACGATGCGCGGCTTATTGCGCATGGCGCATACCGCACTAGGTAAGCTGGTGGAAATGTTGTGGTGGGATCGTGAGGCTCGGTTTACCGATGCAGGCTGCACGCTGCGCGTTTTTTGGCGCAGCACTTGGGATGCCATTGCGCCTGAGTTATCGGCGCGTGGGCCAGAGTTTTCTGCCGAGATGATGATTGCTTGCTTGGATAAACGCCTGCGTGTGATTGAAATTCCTGTGAATTATTTCAATCGTAGTGCTTCGCAGATCCGCGCGTATCGCAATCCACGTTCTTTTTGGTCATTTGTGCAATTGATTTTTCGCAAGCGTTTCCAGAAAAAACATGCATTTTGA
- a CDS encoding cold-shock protein yields the protein MSNQATGKVKWFNESKGFGFIEQDNGKDVFVHFSAIQGSGFKTLAEGQRVSFEVTQGQKGPQASNVQAI from the coding sequence ATGTCTAACCAAGCTACTGGCAAAGTTAAGTGGTTCAACGAAAGCAAAGGCTTCGGCTTCATCGAGCAAGACAATGGCAAAGATGTGTTCGTACACTTCAGCGCTATCCAAGGCTCAGGCTTCAAAACTTTGGCTGAAGGCCAACGCGTCAGCTTCGAAGTGACTCAAGGCCAAAAAGGCCCACAAGCTAGCAACGTACAAGCTATCTAA